A window of Anas acuta chromosome 8, bAnaAcu1.1, whole genome shotgun sequence contains these coding sequences:
- the DHCR24 gene encoding delta(24)-sterol reductase, whose translation MSALWSLCAGLLLLLLWVRHRGLEAVLVHHRWVFVCLFLLPLSILFDVYYQLRAWAVRRLHSAPRLHAQRVRHIQRQVREWKDEGSRRYMCTGRPGWLTVSLRVGKYKKVHKNIMINLMDVLEVDSERQVVRVEPLVTMGQLTAYLNPMGWTIPVVPELDDLTVGGLIMGTGIESSSHIYGLFQHTCVAYELVLADGSLVRCTPTENSDLFYAVPWSCGTLGFLVAAEIKMIPAKKYVKIHYKPVRGLQNICEKFTEESKKKENNFVEGLVYSLDEAVIMTGVLTDEAEQSKINRIGNYYKPWFFKHVEKYLKADRTGIEYIPSRHYYHRHTRSIFWELQDIIPFGNNPVFRYLFGWMVPPKISLLKLTQGEAIRKLYEQHHVVQDMLVPMKSLEKSIQTFHVDLNVYPLWLCPFILPNNPGMVHPKGNEAELYVDIGAYGEPKRKQFEARASMRQMEKFVRSVHGFQMLYADCYMTREEFWDMFDGSLYHKLREQMNCKDAFPEVYDKICKAARH comes from the exons ATGTCGGCGCTGTGGTCGCTGTgcgcggggctgctgctgctgctgctgtgggtgcGGCACCGCGGGCTGGAGGCCGTGCTGGTGCACCACCGCTGGGTCTTCGTctgcctcttcctgctgccGCTCTCCATCCTCTTCGACGTCTACTACCAGCTCCGCGCCTGGGCCGTCAGGCGCCTGCACAGCGCCCCGAGGCTGCACGCACAGCGGGTCCGGCACATCCAGCGCCAG GTTCGGGAGTGGAAGgatgaaggcagcaggaggtACATGTGCACCGGGCGGCCCGGCTGGCTGACCGTGTCGCTGCGCGTGGGGAAGTACAAGAAGGTGCACAAGAACATCATGATCAACCTGATGGATGTGCTGGAAGTGGACAGCGAGCGGCAG GTGGTTCGTGTGGAACCTTTGGTCACCATGGGCCAGCTGACTGCGTACCTGAATCCTATGGGCTGGACTATTCCTGTGGTGCCAGAGCTCGATGACCTTACAGTAG GTGGTTTGATCATGGGAACCGGCATTGAGTCTTCATCCCATATCTATGGACTTTTTCAACATACCTGTGTGGCCTATGAACTTGTTCTTGCTGATGGAAGCCTTGTGAGATGTACACCA ACTGAAAATTCAGACCTATTTTATGCAGTGCCTTGGTCTTGTGGTACTCTGGGTTTCCTGgttgcagcagaaataaaaatgattccTGCCAAGAAATACGTCAAAATCCATTACAAGCCCGTAAGAGGACTGCAGAATATTTGTGAAAAGTTTACCGAAGAGTCtaagaaaaaggagaataatTTTGTGGAAGGACTCGTATATTCTTTGGACGAAGCAGTCATCATGACAGGAGTCCTGACTGATGAAGCTGAACAAAGCAAG ATAAACAGAATTGGCAACTACTACAAGCCATGGTTCTTCAAGCATGTGGAGAAGTATTTGAAAGCTGACAGGACTGGGATTGAATACATTCCCTCGAGACATTATTACCATAGACATACACGTAGCATCTTCTGGGAACTCCAG gatATCATTCCTTTTGGCAATAACCCTGTTTTCCGTTACCTGTTTGGCTGGATGGTTCCTCCAAAAATCTCTTTGTTAAAACTCACCCAAGGAGAAGCGATTCGAAAGCTGTACGAGCAGCACCACGTCGTACAAGACATGCTGGTCCCGATGAAGAGCCTTGAAAAATCTATCCAAACCTTCCATGTCGACCTTAAC GTATACCCTCTGTGGTTATGCCCTTTCATATTGCCCAATAACCCTGGTATGGTCCACCCAAAAGGGAATGAGGCAGAGCTCTACGTGGACATCGGAGCTTACGGAGAGcccaaaaggaaacaatttgAAGCCAGGGCTTCAATGAGGCAGATGGAAAAGTTCGTAAGAAGCGTGCATGG